In one window of Thermus aquaticus DNA:
- a CDS encoding SDR family NAD(P)-dependent oxidoreductase translates to MLEGKAFLITGAGGALARALIPAFHRAGARLFLSDPRLERMAERAEAVGAKTFVADLTRLEEALALARFVEGEAPLYGVVHTVGGFAAGRFLDSEPGLYDWMLDLNLRTTYNLLKAVLPYMEARQEGFFAAFAAGPAWTGTGPGRALYTMAKTALASLLKSLQGEVAGVRFLVVYPMGTLDTEANRRAMPEADPSRWIAPELVAEMVVQAAEAKGGRLLELPIYPPL, encoded by the coding sequence ATGCTGGAAGGAAAGGCCTTTCTCATCACCGGGGCCGGGGGCGCCCTTGCCAGGGCCCTCATTCCCGCCTTCCACCGGGCGGGGGCCAGGCTCTTCCTCTCCGACCCCCGCTTAGAGCGCATGGCGGAAAGGGCGGAGGCGGTGGGGGCTAAGACCTTCGTGGCCGACCTGACCAGACTGGAGGAGGCCTTGGCCCTGGCCCGCTTCGTGGAAGGGGAAGCCCCCCTCTACGGCGTGGTCCACACCGTGGGGGGGTTCGCCGCCGGGCGCTTTCTGGACTCGGAGCCGGGGCTTTACGACTGGATGCTAGACCTGAACCTGCGCACCACCTACAACCTCCTAAAGGCCGTCCTCCCCTACATGGAGGCCCGTCAAGAGGGCTTCTTCGCCGCCTTCGCCGCCGGACCCGCCTGGACGGGGACGGGGCCGGGCCGGGCCCTCTACACCATGGCCAAGACTGCCTTGGCGAGCCTCCTCAAGTCCCTGCAGGGGGAGGTGGCGGGGGTGCGCTTTCTGGTGGTCTACCCCATGGGCACCCTGGACACCGAGGCCAACCGCCGGGCCATGCCCGAGGCCGACCCCAGCCGCTGGATCGCCCCGGAACTGGTGGCGGAGATGGTGGTCCAGGCGGCAGAGGCTAAGGGCGGGCGCCTCTTAGAGCTTCCCATCTACCCGCCCCTCTAG
- the lgt gene encoding prolipoprotein diacylglyceryl transferase, producing MIQIGPVRIQWYGFLLTLAIFIGFELAKRRLKAWGFDPERFETVAFFAVVFGVVGARLGYVLTSPGYFLENPVEILYIWHGGLSFHGAILGGALVFLYYHRKKGYPLWPYLDAATPGVALGIIAGRIGNLMNGSDTVGRLTTLPIGFTWPEWAKGFPGICPGIDDISQVYRCQELLRGPVHLTQIYGALVGLILLPLSFYWLRKKPFYGYAFWQFLLWYSVLRSLLEEPFRLNPLWLPVYRNEELGIGLFTATQVISLPLVLFSLYMLRRLGAQAR from the coding sequence ATGATCCAGATCGGCCCCGTGCGCATCCAGTGGTACGGCTTTCTCCTCACCCTGGCCATCTTCATCGGCTTTGAGCTGGCCAAGCGCCGCCTGAAGGCCTGGGGCTTTGACCCGGAGCGGTTTGAGACCGTGGCCTTCTTTGCCGTGGTCTTCGGCGTGGTGGGGGCCAGGCTGGGCTACGTCCTCACCTCCCCCGGTTACTTCCTGGAAAACCCTGTGGAGATCCTCTACATCTGGCACGGGGGCCTCTCCTTCCACGGGGCTATTCTGGGCGGGGCCCTGGTCTTCCTCTACTACCACAGGAAAAAGGGCTACCCCCTCTGGCCCTACCTGGACGCCGCCACCCCGGGGGTGGCCCTGGGCATCATCGCCGGGCGCATCGGCAACCTCATGAACGGCTCGGACACCGTGGGCCGCCTCACCACTTTGCCCATCGGCTTCACCTGGCCGGAGTGGGCCAAGGGCTTCCCCGGGATCTGCCCCGGCATTGACGACATCTCCCAGGTCTACCGGTGCCAGGAGCTTCTCAGGGGCCCGGTCCACCTCACCCAGATCTACGGGGCCCTGGTGGGGCTCATCCTCCTGCCCCTTTCCTTCTACTGGCTTCGGAAAAAGCCCTTCTACGGCTACGCCTTCTGGCAGTTCCTCCTCTGGTACAGCGTCCTCCGCTCCCTTTTGGAGGAGCCCTTCCGCCTCAACCCCCTCTGGCTTCCCGTCTACCGCAACGAGGAGCTGGGTATCGGCCTCTTCACCGCCACCCAGGTCATAAGCCTGCCCCTCGTCCTCTTCTCCCTTTACATGCTGAGGCGGCTTGGGGCCCAGGCTCGCTAA
- a CDS encoding LptF/LptG family permease, which produces MKTLDRYLLREALSLFLGGLAAIVLLFLAGAVYEVLAPLVAKGADPYTLLLYLLYRAPEALVRGAPVAYLFALLLLLSRMAEDSELKALLALGVARERVLLPFLLLALLIALAVFLLGESLVPKALAAGQDLLRRQVLERPRALLTPGTTFQDARGRVVYVGEVAGDRIGKLRVLSQEEVLLAERGRFREGVLLVEEGQRVTYEGDRPRTLTRFQKGEILLKDLTFEPWQNPANRMTLGELKKEVERLRALGVKAGLEATTYHRRYAEPASAVVFALFAVGLAFYLLGGSRSLGWVGVAILTFFYYATWSVGRIMGEQNALDPLLAAWGPNLLYGLLGLLLFLGGRR; this is translated from the coding sequence GTGAAGACCCTGGACCGCTACCTCCTGCGCGAGGCCCTCTCTCTCTTCCTGGGAGGGCTTGCGGCCATCGTCCTCCTCTTCCTGGCGGGGGCGGTCTACGAGGTCCTGGCCCCCCTGGTGGCTAAGGGGGCCGACCCCTACACCCTCCTCCTCTACCTCCTCTACCGCGCCCCCGAGGCCCTGGTGCGGGGGGCCCCGGTGGCGTACCTCTTCGCCCTCTTGCTCCTCCTCTCCCGCATGGCCGAGGACTCGGAGCTGAAGGCCCTCCTGGCCTTGGGCGTGGCCCGGGAGCGGGTTCTCTTGCCCTTTTTGCTCCTCGCCCTCCTCATCGCCCTCGCGGTCTTCCTCCTGGGGGAAAGCCTGGTACCCAAGGCCCTGGCGGCGGGGCAGGACCTCCTAAGGCGGCAGGTTTTGGAGAGGCCCAGGGCCCTCCTCACCCCCGGGACCACCTTCCAGGACGCCAGGGGGCGGGTGGTCTACGTGGGGGAGGTGGCCGGGGACAGGATCGGGAAGCTCAGGGTCCTCTCCCAGGAGGAGGTGCTTCTGGCGGAAAGGGGCCGGTTCCGGGAAGGGGTCTTGCTGGTAGAGGAGGGCCAGAGGGTCACCTACGAGGGGGACAGGCCCAGGACCTTAACCCGCTTCCAGAAGGGGGAGATCCTCCTCAAGGACCTCACCTTTGAGCCCTGGCAGAACCCGGCCAACCGGATGACCCTGGGGGAACTGAAGAAGGAGGTGGAGCGGCTGCGGGCCCTGGGGGTGAAGGCGGGCCTCGAGGCCACCACCTACCACCGCCGCTACGCCGAACCCGCCTCGGCGGTGGTCTTCGCCCTCTTCGCCGTGGGCCTGGCCTTTTACCTCCTGGGGGGAAGCCGCAGCCTGGGGTGGGTAGGCGTGGCCATCCTCACCTTCTTCTACTACGCCACCTGGAGCGTGGGCCGCATCATGGGGGAGCAGAACGCCCTGGACCCCCTTCTCGCCGCCTGGGGGCCCAACCTCCTCTATGGGCTTCTCGGGCTTCTCCTCTTCCTGGGAGGGCGCAGGTGA
- the tatC gene encoding twin-arginine translocase subunit TatC translates to MKEAPLVEHLEELRARLIWALLSWAVGTGVAWTFRVQLLDWLKRPLDLAAKQNGIQVNLIVLDITEPFLVSLKVAAFGGLVLALPFIVYQVWAFIAPGLYEHEKRLAGPFLLGAGFSFALGALFAYYGFLPFAIPFLLGFLGDVVTPQISIGRYMGQVLMMMTVMGLVFEMPVVSYLLARLGLLSSAFLARNWRIAVVLLLTLAAVITPTVDVVSLSIVTLPLLILYWISVLVARVAERARPKEEAA, encoded by the coding sequence TTGAAGGAAGCCCCCCTTGTAGAACACCTGGAGGAGCTCCGCGCCCGCCTCATCTGGGCCCTCCTTTCCTGGGCGGTGGGGACCGGGGTGGCCTGGACCTTCCGGGTCCAGCTTCTGGACTGGCTGAAGCGCCCCTTGGACCTGGCGGCCAAGCAGAACGGGATCCAGGTCAACCTCATCGTCCTGGACATCACCGAGCCCTTTCTGGTCTCCTTGAAGGTGGCCGCCTTCGGCGGCCTGGTCCTGGCCCTGCCCTTCATCGTCTACCAGGTCTGGGCCTTCATCGCCCCGGGGCTTTACGAGCACGAGAAGCGCCTGGCGGGGCCCTTTTTGCTGGGGGCGGGCTTCAGCTTCGCCCTGGGGGCCCTCTTCGCCTACTACGGCTTTCTGCCCTTCGCAATCCCCTTCCTCCTGGGCTTTCTGGGGGACGTGGTCACCCCCCAGATCTCCATCGGCCGCTACATGGGCCAGGTCCTCATGATGATGACCGTCATGGGCCTGGTCTTTGAGATGCCGGTGGTGAGCTACCTTCTGGCCCGGCTGGGCCTCCTTTCCTCGGCCTTTCTGGCCCGCAACTGGCGCATCGCCGTGGTCCTCCTCCTCACCCTGGCGGCGGTCATCACCCCCACGGTGGACGTGGTGAGCCTCTCCATCGTGACCCTTCCCCTCCTGATCCTCTACTGGATCTCGGTCCTGGTGGCCCGGGTGGCGGAGCGGGCCAGGCCTAAGGAGGAGGCCGCTTGA
- a CDS encoding FAD-binding dehydrogenase — protein MDADVLVVGGGLAGLVVATEVAVRGKRVLLLEQEPYLGGQAFWSFGGLFLVNSPEQRRLGIRDSLELARQDWFGSAGYDRPEDAWGRRFAEAYLEFAASEKRAWLRALGVRFFPVVGWAERGGGLATGHGNSVPRFHIVWGTGPGLLEPFLRRLDSLEEKGLVRVLLRHRVEEVLVEGGRAVGVAGVVLEPDPSPRGAPKSRKAIGEFRFLAQAVVLATGGIGANLDLVRRYWPKYLGRPPERLLSGVPDHVDGSGILAAGKAGAHLVNLDRMWHYPEGVENHTPIWSRHGIRILPGPSALWVDATGRRLPPPLFPGFDALETLRYLRGAGFDWSWFVLNLRILKKEFALSGSEQNPDLTGKSLVQVLRNRLFGPPAPVKAFLERGKDFVVAGNLSELMRKMDALAPGVLDPARLEKEVKARDLEFLNPFAKDSQVLALRGFRRYLGDRLFRVAPPAPILDPKGGPLVAVRLWTLTRKTLGGIQTDLEGRALTPAGNPLPGLFAAGEAAGFGGGGVHGYKALEGTFLGGCLFSGLQAAKGVLKGLE, from the coding sequence ATGGATGCGGATGTCCTTGTGGTGGGTGGGGGCTTGGCGGGCCTGGTGGTGGCCACCGAGGTGGCGGTAAGGGGCAAGCGCGTCCTCCTCCTGGAGCAGGAGCCTTACTTGGGCGGGCAAGCCTTCTGGTCCTTCGGGGGGCTTTTCTTGGTGAATTCCCCCGAGCAGAGGCGGCTTGGCATCCGGGACTCCCTGGAATTGGCCCGCCAGGATTGGTTCGGCTCGGCAGGCTACGATCGGCCTGAGGACGCTTGGGGGCGGCGCTTTGCTGAGGCTTACCTGGAGTTCGCTGCCTCGGAGAAGCGGGCCTGGCTCCGTGCCTTAGGGGTGAGGTTCTTCCCCGTGGTGGGCTGGGCGGAGCGGGGCGGCGGGCTGGCCACAGGCCACGGCAACTCCGTTCCCCGGTTCCATATTGTCTGGGGCACGGGTCCAGGCCTCCTGGAGCCCTTCCTCCGGCGCCTTGACTCCCTGGAGGAAAAGGGCTTGGTCCGGGTCCTACTCCGCCACCGGGTGGAGGAGGTTTTGGTGGAAGGCGGCAGGGCGGTGGGCGTAGCGGGAGTGGTGCTGGAGCCCGATCCCAGCCCGAGGGGTGCCCCCAAAAGCCGCAAGGCCATAGGAGAGTTCCGCTTCCTGGCTCAGGCGGTGGTCCTGGCCACGGGGGGCATCGGGGCCAACCTGGACCTGGTGCGGCGCTACTGGCCTAAGTACCTGGGTAGGCCACCCGAAAGGCTTCTTTCCGGCGTGCCGGACCACGTGGACGGGAGCGGGATCTTGGCCGCAGGAAAGGCGGGGGCGCACCTTGTCAACCTGGACCGGATGTGGCACTACCCCGAGGGGGTGGAGAACCACACCCCCATCTGGAGCCGCCACGGGATCCGCATTCTCCCTGGGCCCTCTGCCCTTTGGGTGGACGCCACCGGAAGGCGCCTTCCCCCACCCCTCTTCCCGGGGTTTGATGCCCTGGAGACCCTGCGCTACCTCCGGGGTGCGGGATTTGACTGGAGTTGGTTTGTGCTCAACCTGCGGATCCTTAAAAAGGAGTTTGCCCTCTCGGGCTCGGAGCAGAACCCAGACCTCACGGGAAAGAGCCTGGTGCAGGTGCTGCGCAACCGCCTTTTTGGCCCACCAGCGCCAGTCAAGGCCTTCCTGGAGCGGGGGAAGGACTTTGTGGTGGCGGGGAACCTCTCCGAGCTCATGCGCAAGATGGACGCCCTGGCCCCAGGGGTCCTGGACCCCGCGCGCTTGGAAAAGGAGGTGAAGGCCCGGGATTTGGAGTTTTTAAACCCCTTTGCCAAGGACTCCCAGGTCCTGGCCCTCCGGGGCTTCCGCCGCTACCTGGGCGACCGCCTCTTCCGGGTGGCCCCCCCGGCCCCCATCCTGGATCCCAAGGGCGGTCCCTTGGTGGCCGTGCGCCTTTGGACCCTCACCCGCAAGACCCTGGGAGGTATACAGACAGACCTCGAGGGCCGGGCCCTTACCCCCGCGGGAAACCCCCTTCCAGGCCTTTTCGCCGCCGGGGAGGCCGCGGGGTTCGGTGGGGGTGGGGTGCACGGGTACAAGGCCCTCGAGGGCACCTTCCTGGGAGGGTGCCTCTTCTCGGGCCTCCAGGCGGCCAAGGGGGTGCTGAAGGGTCTAGAATAG
- a CDS encoding glutaredoxin family protein: MGLVLVTREGCGLCEKAERALWTLGVPYVRRDVDREPKLAPYALRVPVLLLEETGEVLLEGPFTEKALLDLVGGAA, encoded by the coding sequence ATGGGCTTGGTCTTGGTCACCCGGGAGGGATGCGGGCTTTGCGAGAAGGCGGAGAGGGCCCTTTGGACCCTGGGGGTGCCCTACGTGCGGCGGGACGTGGACCGGGAGCCAAAGCTCGCCCCCTACGCCCTTCGGGTTCCCGTCCTCCTTCTGGAGGAGACCGGAGAGGTCCTTCTGGAGGGCCCCTTTACCGAGAAGGCGCTTCTTGACCTTGTGGGAGGTGCGGCGTGA
- the glmU gene encoding bifunctional UDP-N-acetylglucosamine diphosphorylase/glucosamine-1-phosphate N-acetyltransferase GlmU yields MHAHVILAAGQGTRMKSRLPKVLHPLLGKPMVAYAVEAALALAPEKLVVVVGHGAEAVMEALEGYPVAFAKQEEQLGTAHALLQAESLLGGFPGPFLVTQGDTPLLRPETLKALLEGVEEGAGMALLTVELPDPTGYGRILRRGEEVLGNVEEKDASPEVKALKEVNAGAYAFDGFLFQALKEVRNENAAKEYYLPDLIAIYRAHGKRVVAVRGEAEEALGVNTREELARVEAVLLKALRAHWMRQGVRMILPETIYLEPTVELAPDVTLWPGVVLKGRTRIGEGCQVGAYSLLEDTILEPGARVHAHTVAQGAHLFPGAEAGPFARLRPGAVLMEEVHVGNFVEVKNSRLHKGVKAGHLAYLGDAEVGAGTNIGAGVITANYDGKRKHRTEIGERAFIGSNSVLVAPVKVGDRAMVGAGSVITQDVPDGALAVARGRQRNLEGYALKKLGEE; encoded by the coding sequence ATGCACGCCCACGTGATTCTGGCCGCCGGGCAGGGGACCAGGATGAAGTCCCGCCTGCCCAAGGTGCTCCACCCCCTTCTGGGCAAGCCCATGGTGGCCTACGCCGTGGAGGCCGCTTTAGCCCTGGCCCCGGAGAAGCTGGTGGTGGTGGTGGGCCACGGGGCCGAGGCGGTGATGGAGGCCCTAGAGGGCTACCCCGTGGCCTTCGCTAAGCAGGAGGAGCAGCTGGGGACCGCCCACGCCCTCTTGCAGGCGGAAAGCCTCCTTGGGGGCTTTCCCGGCCCCTTCCTGGTCACCCAGGGGGACACCCCCCTCCTCCGCCCCGAGACCCTAAAGGCCCTCCTCGAGGGGGTGGAGGAAGGGGCCGGCATGGCCCTCCTCACCGTGGAGCTTCCCGACCCCACCGGCTACGGCCGCATCCTCAGGCGGGGGGAGGAGGTCTTGGGCAACGTGGAGGAAAAGGACGCCTCCCCTGAGGTCAAGGCCCTGAAGGAGGTGAACGCCGGGGCCTACGCCTTTGACGGCTTCCTCTTCCAGGCCCTCAAGGAGGTGCGAAACGAGAACGCCGCCAAGGAGTACTACCTTCCCGACCTCATCGCCATCTACCGGGCCCACGGGAAGCGGGTGGTGGCCGTGCGGGGGGAGGCGGAGGAGGCCTTGGGGGTCAATACCCGGGAGGAGCTCGCCCGGGTGGAGGCGGTCCTCCTGAAGGCCCTCCGCGCCCACTGGATGCGCCAGGGGGTCAGGATGATCCTGCCGGAGACCATCTACCTGGAGCCCACGGTGGAGCTCGCCCCCGACGTGACCCTCTGGCCCGGGGTGGTCCTGAAGGGAAGGACCCGGATCGGGGAGGGGTGCCAGGTGGGGGCCTATAGCCTCCTGGAGGACACCATCCTGGAGCCGGGGGCCCGGGTCCACGCCCACACCGTGGCCCAGGGGGCCCACCTTTTTCCCGGGGCCGAGGCGGGGCCCTTCGCCAGGCTGAGGCCGGGGGCGGTCCTCATGGAGGAGGTCCACGTGGGCAACTTCGTGGAGGTGAAGAATAGCCGCCTCCACAAGGGGGTGAAGGCGGGCCACCTGGCCTACCTGGGGGACGCCGAGGTGGGGGCGGGGACCAACATCGGGGCCGGGGTCATCACCGCCAACTACGACGGCAAGAGGAAGCACCGGACCGAGATCGGCGAGAGGGCCTTCATCGGCTCTAATAGCGTCCTGGTGGCCCCGGTGAAGGTGGGGGATAGGGCCATGGTGGGGGCGGGGAGCGTCATCACCCAGGACGTCCCCGACGGGGCCCTAGCCGTGGCCCGGGGGCGGCAGAGGAACCTCGAGGGCTACGCCCTCAAGAAGCTGGGCGAAGAGTAG
- a CDS encoding VanZ family protein yields MGQRLAGKRLYLVLALGWMGVLWYFSSLPATGAGLPHPWDKGAHLLAYALLGFLLGRGLGGLYPAFFLAALYGLVDEWHQNFVPGREAFGLDLMADFLGAYLGARGAGRWEALRGARP; encoded by the coding sequence ATGGGCCAACGCTTGGCGGGGAAGCGGCTCTACCTGGTCCTGGCCCTGGGCTGGATGGGGGTCTTGTGGTACTTTTCCTCCCTGCCCGCCACGGGGGCGGGCCTCCCCCACCCTTGGGACAAGGGGGCCCACCTCCTGGCCTACGCCCTTTTGGGCTTCCTCCTTGGGCGGGGGCTTGGGGGCTTGTATCCCGCCTTTTTCCTCGCCGCCCTCTACGGCCTGGTGGACGAGTGGCACCAGAACTTCGTCCCCGGGCGGGAGGCCTTTGGCCTGGACCTTATGGCCGACTTCCTCGGGGCCTACCTGGGGGCTAGAGGGGCGGGTAGATGGGAAGCTCTAAGAGGCGCCCGCCCTTAG
- a CDS encoding Sec-independent protein translocase subunit TatA/TatB, whose product MNLGMPEILVILLVALLIFGPKKLPELGRSLGQSIREFKRGAQEIREELERSVEVKEEPKPTQAPKAEEPKA is encoded by the coding sequence ATGAACCTCGGCATGCCAGAGATCCTGGTCATCCTTTTGGTGGCCCTCCTCATCTTCGGGCCCAAGAAGCTCCCCGAGCTGGGGCGCTCCCTGGGCCAGAGCATCCGCGAGTTCAAGCGGGGGGCCCAGGAGATCCGCGAGGAGCTGGAGAGGAGCGTGGAGGTCAAGGAAGAGCCCAAGCCCACCCAGGCCCCTAAGGCCGAGGAGCCTAAGGCTTGA
- the mce gene encoding methylmalonyl-CoA epimerase: MRLHHVGIAVEDLEEAKARYLLLGFRVEAEGEVAAQGVRVAMLKGEGEALLELLAPLGPETPVGRFLAKRGPGLHHLAFATGRIEEDLARLRAEGARLIDEVPRPGFGGHRVAFLHPTFGLGVLWELVEA; encoded by the coding sequence ATGCGGCTTCACCACGTGGGCATCGCCGTGGAGGACCTGGAAGAGGCCAAGGCCCGCTACCTGCTCCTGGGCTTTAGGGTGGAGGCCGAGGGGGAGGTGGCGGCCCAGGGGGTGCGGGTGGCCATGCTAAAGGGGGAAGGGGAGGCCCTTCTGGAGCTTTTGGCCCCCCTGGGACCGGAAACCCCGGTGGGGCGCTTTTTGGCGAAGCGGGGCCCCGGGCTTCACCACCTGGCCTTCGCCACAGGGCGCATAGAGGAGGACCTGGCCCGGCTCAGGGCGGAAGGGGCCAGGCTCATTGACGAGGTCCCCCGGCCTGGCTTCGGCGGGCACCGGGTGGCCTTCCTCCACCCCACCTTTGGCCTCGGGGTCCTCTGGGAGCTGGTGGAGGCCTAA
- a CDS encoding 4Fe-4S dicluster domain-containing protein: MGLLDNLLNAFLKATDPRPRYTESRCLLYKNSVGGCDRCYQVCPKGAVRLEGWRVELDEVLCTGCGLCTGVCPGVALEYPLGAIQEALIRGKGQIRCSKAEGKGEEVLCLGRLTPGLLAEAGSRFRKVVLARGDCATCRIGGPSVPEHLERMAEEARRYHPVEVEVVEGPLPGEPVGRRELFQALLGSARRAAADLVPEPPLPAPEEEKGLPAELRLRLVAARRASEVRWPRIRVEEGCTLCPVCANVCPTEAVRRVREGEEYVLLLKVEACTGCGACVESCPPQVIRLEEAPKEELHQEVELFRGKPPWYDL, encoded by the coding sequence ATGGGCCTCCTGGACAACCTCCTAAACGCCTTTCTCAAGGCTACGGACCCAAGGCCCCGCTACACCGAAAGCAGGTGCCTCCTCTACAAGAACAGCGTGGGGGGGTGCGACCGGTGCTACCAGGTCTGCCCCAAGGGGGCGGTGCGGCTGGAGGGGTGGCGGGTGGAGCTGGACGAGGTGCTCTGCACGGGGTGCGGCCTCTGCACCGGGGTCTGCCCCGGGGTGGCCCTGGAGTACCCCCTGGGGGCCATCCAGGAGGCCCTGATCCGGGGCAAGGGGCAGATAAGGTGCTCCAAGGCGGAGGGCAAGGGGGAGGAGGTCCTCTGCCTGGGCCGCCTCACCCCGGGCCTTCTGGCCGAGGCGGGAAGCCGCTTCAGGAAGGTGGTCCTGGCCCGGGGGGACTGCGCCACCTGCCGCATCGGGGGGCCTTCCGTGCCGGAGCACCTGGAAAGGATGGCCGAGGAGGCCAGGCGCTACCACCCCGTGGAGGTGGAGGTGGTGGAAGGCCCCCTGCCGGGGGAGCCCGTGGGCCGACGGGAGCTTTTCCAGGCCCTTCTGGGAAGCGCCCGGCGCGCCGCCGCCGACCTGGTCCCCGAGCCTCCCCTCCCCGCCCCCGAGGAGGAGAAGGGCCTGCCCGCTGAGCTTCGCCTGAGGCTTGTGGCCGCCAGGCGGGCCTCCGAGGTCCGCTGGCCCCGGATCCGGGTGGAGGAGGGGTGCACCCTCTGCCCGGTCTGCGCCAACGTCTGCCCCACGGAGGCCGTGCGGCGGGTGAGGGAGGGGGAGGAGTATGTCCTCCTCCTGAAGGTGGAGGCCTGCACGGGGTGTGGGGCTTGTGTGGAGAGCTGCCCGCCCCAGGTGATCCGCCTCGAGGAGGCCCCCAAGGAGGAGCTTCACCAGGAGGTGGAGCTCTTCCGGGGCAAGCCTCCCTGGTACGACCTTTGA
- a CDS encoding bifunctional 3-deoxy-7-phosphoheptulonate synthase/chorismate mutase — translation MDERIQALRREVDRVNRELLRLLSERGRLVQEIGRIQTELGLPHYDPKREEEMLAYLTRENPGPFPAETIKKLFKEIFKASLDLEEKEDQKKFLYSRKTKPEPTQVRVKDVVFGERPLLIAGPCSIESEEQMMETARFLAGKGVKVLRGGAFKPRTSPYGFQGLGVEGLRLGRKAADAFGMVFVTEVMDTRDVEVVAEYADILQIGARNMQNFALLKEVGKAGRPVLLKRGLAATMEEWFYAAEYILSQGNGQVILAERGIRTFERWTRNTLDLSAVALAKQETHLPVVVDVTHAAGRTDLLAPLARAALAVGADGVHVEVHPNPKVALSDNQQQMDFAQFERFLEAIQDLLKAPAPRP, via the coding sequence ATGGACGAGCGCATCCAGGCCCTTAGAAGGGAGGTGGACCGGGTCAACCGGGAGCTCCTTCGGCTCCTTTCCGAGAGGGGCCGGCTGGTACAGGAGATCGGCCGCATCCAGACCGAGCTGGGCCTGCCCCACTACGACCCTAAGCGGGAGGAGGAGATGCTCGCCTACCTCACCCGGGAAAACCCGGGCCCCTTCCCCGCCGAGACCATCAAGAAGCTCTTCAAGGAGATCTTTAAGGCCAGCCTGGACCTCGAGGAGAAGGAGGACCAGAAGAAGTTCCTCTACTCCCGGAAGACCAAGCCCGAGCCCACCCAGGTGCGGGTGAAGGACGTGGTCTTCGGGGAACGTCCCCTCCTCATCGCCGGGCCCTGCTCCATTGAGAGCGAGGAGCAGATGATGGAAACCGCCCGCTTCCTGGCGGGCAAGGGGGTGAAGGTCCTAAGGGGCGGGGCCTTCAAGCCCAGGACCAGCCCCTACGGCTTCCAGGGCCTGGGGGTGGAGGGGCTTAGGCTTGGCCGGAAGGCGGCAGACGCCTTCGGCATGGTCTTCGTTACCGAGGTCATGGACACCCGGGACGTGGAGGTGGTGGCGGAGTACGCCGACATCCTCCAGATCGGGGCCAGGAACATGCAGAACTTCGCCCTCCTCAAGGAGGTGGGGAAGGCGGGGCGGCCCGTCCTCCTCAAGCGGGGGCTCGCCGCCACCATGGAGGAGTGGTTCTACGCCGCCGAGTACATCCTTTCCCAGGGGAACGGGCAGGTGATCCTGGCGGAAAGGGGCATCCGCACCTTTGAGCGCTGGACCAGGAACACCCTGGACCTCTCCGCCGTGGCCCTGGCCAAGCAGGAGACCCACCTGCCCGTGGTCGTGGACGTGACCCACGCCGCCGGGCGCACGGACCTCCTGGCCCCCCTGGCCCGGGCGGCCTTGGCGGTGGGGGCGGACGGGGTGCACGTGGAGGTTCACCCCAACCCCAAGGTGGCCCTTTCCGACAACCAGCAGCAGATGGACTTCGCCCAGTTTGAGCGCTTTTTGGAGGCCATTCAGGACCTCCTCAAGGCCCCTGCCCCCAGACCCTGA